A portion of the Bacteroides faecium genome contains these proteins:
- a CDS encoding sigma-54-dependent transcriptional regulator: MEEASKLGKILIVDDNEDVLFALNLLLEPYAEKIKVATTPDRIEHFMTTFQPDLILLDMNFSRDAISGQEGFESLEQILQLDPQAIVIFMTAYADTNKAVRAIKAGATDFIPKPWEKEKLLATLTSGMRLRQSQREVNILKEQVEVLSGQSTSEGDIIGESPAMQEVFTTINKLSCTDANILILGENGTGKDVIAHFLYRCSPRYGKPFVTIDLGSIPEQLFESELFGFEKGAFTDAKKSKAGRMEVATNGTLFLDEIGNLSLPMQSKLLTAIEKRQINRLGSTQAVPIDVRLICATNADIRQLVDEGNFRQDLLYRINTIEIHIPPLRERGNDIILLAEYFLQRYARKYKKDMRGLTREAKNKLLKYAWPGNVRELQHTIERAVILGDGSLLKPENFLFHAAPKQRKEEETTLNLEQLERQTIEKAMKLSEGNISRAAEYLGITRFALYRKLEKLGL, from the coding sequence AAAATACTCATAGTAGACGATAACGAAGATGTCCTTTTCGCTCTAAACCTTTTATTGGAACCTTATGCGGAGAAAATAAAGGTAGCCACCACCCCTGACCGCATCGAACATTTCATGACCACCTTTCAACCCGATCTTATCTTATTGGATATGAATTTTAGCCGTGACGCTATTAGTGGGCAGGAAGGATTTGAGAGTTTGGAGCAAATACTGCAACTCGACCCGCAGGCTATTGTTATCTTTATGACCGCCTATGCAGACACAAACAAAGCAGTGCGGGCTATCAAGGCCGGCGCAACAGATTTTATCCCCAAGCCGTGGGAAAAAGAAAAACTACTGGCCACACTCACTTCCGGAATGCGACTGCGCCAGTCACAGCGGGAAGTGAACATCTTAAAAGAGCAAGTAGAAGTACTTAGCGGTCAAAGCACTTCGGAAGGAGACATCATCGGAGAATCTCCTGCTATGCAGGAAGTTTTCACTACAATAAATAAACTAAGTTGTACGGATGCCAATATTCTGATTTTAGGGGAAAACGGAACAGGAAAAGATGTGATTGCCCACTTCTTATATCGCTGCTCCCCCCGGTACGGCAAACCTTTTGTCACCATTGACTTGGGAAGTATCCCCGAACAATTGTTCGAAAGCGAACTGTTCGGATTTGAAAAAGGGGCCTTCACCGATGCAAAAAAATCAAAAGCCGGACGAATGGAAGTTGCTACCAACGGAACTCTGTTTTTGGATGAAATCGGCAATCTTTCACTTCCCATGCAATCGAAGTTATTGACTGCTATCGAAAAGCGACAAATCAACCGTTTAGGCAGTACACAAGCCGTCCCTATTGACGTCCGCCTGATTTGCGCCACAAATGCGGATATTCGCCAATTAGTGGATGAAGGAAACTTCCGGCAGGATTTGCTCTATCGTATCAATACTATCGAGATACATATTCCACCACTCCGTGAACGTGGAAATGATATTATTCTACTAGCTGAATATTTCCTGCAACGGTATGCACGTAAATACAAAAAGGATATGCGCGGTCTGACCCGGGAAGCCAAAAATAAACTATTAAAGTATGCCTGGCCCGGAAATGTGCGTGAATTGCAGCATACAATAGAACGCGCTGTGATATTAGGAGACGGCTCTTTATTAAAACCTGAAAACTTTCTTTTCCATGCTGCTCCCAAACAAAGGAAGGAAGAAGAAACCACATTAAATTTGGAACAACTGGAACGCCAAACCATTGAGAAAGCAATGAAACTTAGTGAGGGAAATATTTCTCGTGCCGCCGAATATCTGGGCATAACCCGTTTTGCCCTATATCGTAAACTTGAAAAACTAGGCTTATGA